A window of Malania oleifera isolate guangnan ecotype guangnan chromosome 5, ASM2987363v1, whole genome shotgun sequence contains these coding sequences:
- the LOC131155905 gene encoding LOW QUALITY PROTEIN: small ribosomal subunit protein mL104 (rPPR9)-like (The sequence of the model RefSeq protein was modified relative to this genomic sequence to represent the inferred CDS: inserted 4 bases in 3 codons; deleted 3 bases in 3 codons) codes for MNITLSPPLLLXLLKLSPDAGCMVLGFLKWVCSRPDFALDDETVSLFVNYFGCWKDFKTIHEVLIDAWGVAGAKSLEAAIDQLVRAGQPTQVVSFFDRMEIVYGFDRNKESLRLIVVKFCEHGFASYAEKMVKNLANEFFPDENMCDMLIKGWCVDGKLNEARRLAGEMYRGGFEIGTMAYNAILDCVCKLCRKKDPFRLHLEAEKVLVDMDIAGVPCDVETFNVLITNFCKIRKTEDAMKLFYRMGEWGCFPNATTFLVLMRSLYQAARVGEGDEMIDXMKSAGFGDYLDKXHGFIKVICGIERVDHAMLIFRMMKKDGCKPGIKNYDLLMGKLRAKGLIDKANALFNEAARRGVPVTPKAYKLDPRFVKKPKAVKKEKKRETLPEKMVRKRRSLRELGLSFVKKPKQMMRRSF; via the exons ATGAATATCACCCTGTCCCCTCCCCTGCtcct tcttctcaagctctcgCCTGATGCCGGCTGTATGGTTCTAGGGTTTCTCAAATGGGTGTGTTCGAGACCCGACTTTGCTCTTGACGATGAGACAGTGTCGTTGTTTGTCAATTACTTTGGTTGCTGGAAAGACTTCAAGACCATTCATGAGGTACTCATTGATGCCTGGGGTGTTGCGGGGGCCAAAAGTTTGGAAGCAGCTATTGATCAGCTTGTTCGGGCTGGACAGCCAACCCAGGTGGTGTCCTTCTTTGACAGAATGGAGATAGTTTATGGATTTGATCGCAACAAAGAATCGCTTAGATTGATTGTTGTCAAATTTTGCGAACATGGGTTTGCAAGTTATGCAGAGAAGATGGTGAAGAATTTGGCGAATGAGTTTTTTCCTGATGAAAATATGTGTGATATGCTGATTAAGGGGTGGTGTGTTGATGGAAAGCTCAACGAGGCAAGGAGATTGGCTGGTGAGATGTATAGGGGAGGTTTTGAGATTGGTACAATGGCATACAATGCCATTCTTGATTGCGTGTGTAAGCTCTGTAGGAAAAAGGATCCCTTTAGGCTTCACTTGGAGGCTGAAAAGGTC TTGGTAGATATGGATATTGCCGGTGTTCCTTGTGATGTGGAGACATTTAACGTGCTAATTACTAATTTTTGTAAAATTCGAAAGACAGAGGACGCAATGAAGCTGTTTTATAGAATGGGTGAGTGGGGATGTTTTCCCAATGCAACAACTTTTCTTGTTCTTATGAGAAGTCTCTATCAGGCTGCAAGAGTTGGAGAGGGGGATGAGATGATTG GGATGAAATCTGCAGGATTTGGGGATTATCTTGATA AACATGGGTTTATAAAAGTTATATGTGGAATTGAAAGGGTTGATCATGCAATGCTCATTTTCAGAATGATGAAAAAGGATGGATGCAAACCTGGGATTAAGAATTATGATTTGTTGATGGGGAAGCTGCGTGCTAAAGGACTTATTGATAAGGCC AATGCTTTGTTTAATGAAGCTGCAAGAAGAGGGGTACCAGTTACACCTAAAGCATATAAACTGGACCCAAGGTTTGTGAAGAAACCTAAGGctgtgaagaaagagaaaaagcGAGAGACATTGCCTGAGAAAATGGTAAGGAAGAGGAGAAGTCTCAGAGAACTT GGGCTAAGTTTTGTGAAGAAACCAAAACAAATGATGCGTCGATCCTTTTAA